One Leptospira wolbachii serovar Codice str. CDC genomic region harbors:
- a CDS encoding fumarate reductase/succinate dehydrogenase flavoprotein subunit gives MKLDAKIPSGPLEQKWDKHKQDIKLVNPANKRKYKVIIVGTGLAGASAAATLSELGYQVSVFCFQDSPRRAHSIAAQGGINAAKNYQNDGDSVYRLFYDTVKGGDFRAREANVYRLAHESTNIIDQCVAQGVPFAREYGGTLSNRSFGGAQVSRTFYAKGQTGQQLLLGAYSALEKQISRGAVKMYPRTEMLELVLIDGHAKGIVVRDLVTGEISSHAGDAVILASGGYGNVFYLSTNAKGSNVTATYRAYKKGAGFANPCYTQIHPTCIPQAGDYQSKLTLMSESLRNDGRVWVPKKKDDLRAPHEIPEDERDYYLERKYPSYGNLAPRDISSRSAKEACDNGLGVGPKVGDKRLGVYLDFSDSIKRLGEPVVADRYDNLFQMYERITGENPYKVPMRIYPAVHYTMGGLWVDYNLMSNIPGLHVLGEANFSDHGANRLGASALMQGLADGYFVIPYTIGDYFAKEGHKNISTDRPEFKEAEARVREMTNKLLTINGKKTPDDFHRALGKIMWDQCGMARNEKGLKDALQRIPELREEFWKNVKVAGSGLELNQELEKAGRVADYLEFGELLCLDALKREESCGGHFREEHQTEDGEAKRNDEKFCHVTAWEYKGEGKAPEEHREKLEYENIHLAVRSYK, from the coding sequence ATGAAATTAGATGCAAAAATTCCGTCGGGTCCCTTAGAACAAAAATGGGACAAACACAAACAAGACATCAAACTTGTAAACCCGGCAAACAAACGTAAGTATAAAGTCATCATAGTAGGAACAGGACTTGCCGGAGCTTCTGCTGCTGCAACACTATCAGAACTTGGATACCAAGTTTCTGTATTCTGCTTCCAAGACAGTCCAAGACGTGCACACTCCATTGCTGCCCAAGGTGGTATCAATGCGGCAAAGAACTATCAAAACGATGGTGACTCCGTTTACAGATTGTTTTACGACACTGTAAAAGGTGGTGATTTCCGTGCAAGAGAAGCAAACGTTTACCGTTTGGCTCATGAGTCTACGAACATCATTGACCAGTGTGTAGCACAAGGAGTTCCTTTTGCTCGCGAGTATGGTGGAACCCTTTCTAACAGGTCTTTTGGTGGAGCGCAAGTTTCTCGTACTTTTTACGCAAAAGGACAAACAGGCCAACAGTTATTACTCGGTGCATATTCAGCATTAGAGAAACAAATCTCTCGTGGTGCTGTAAAAATGTACCCAAGAACAGAGATGTTAGAACTAGTTCTTATCGATGGTCATGCTAAAGGAATCGTAGTTCGCGACCTCGTAACCGGTGAAATTTCTTCTCATGCAGGGGATGCAGTGATCTTAGCTTCTGGTGGATACGGAAACGTATTTTATCTTTCCACGAACGCAAAAGGATCGAACGTCACCGCCACTTACCGAGCTTACAAAAAAGGTGCTGGATTTGCAAATCCTTGTTATACGCAAATTCACCCGACTTGTATTCCACAAGCCGGAGATTACCAATCTAAATTGACTCTTATGTCTGAATCTCTTCGTAACGATGGAAGGGTTTGGGTTCCAAAGAAAAAGGATGATCTTCGTGCTCCACACGAAATTCCTGAAGACGAAAGAGACTACTACCTCGAAAGAAAATACCCTTCTTACGGTAACTTAGCACCTAGGGACATCTCTTCTCGTTCAGCAAAGGAAGCTTGTGATAACGGTCTTGGTGTCGGTCCCAAAGTTGGGGACAAACGTCTTGGTGTGTATTTGGATTTTTCTGATTCCATCAAACGTTTAGGGGAACCTGTGGTTGCTGACCGCTACGACAACCTCTTCCAAATGTATGAACGGATTACTGGCGAAAACCCATACAAAGTTCCTATGCGTATCTACCCTGCGGTTCATTATACAATGGGTGGACTTTGGGTGGATTACAACCTAATGTCAAATATTCCAGGCCTTCACGTTCTCGGGGAAGCCAACTTCTCTGACCATGGTGCCAACCGATTGGGTGCTTCGGCTCTCATGCAAGGACTTGCAGACGGATACTTTGTGATTCCTTATACTATTGGTGATTACTTTGCCAAAGAAGGTCATAAAAATATCTCCACAGATAGACCAGAATTCAAAGAAGCGGAAGCCCGCGTTCGTGAAATGACAAACAAACTCCTCACGATCAATGGTAAAAAAACTCCAGATGATTTCCATAGAGCCCTAGGTAAAATCATGTGGGACCAGTGCGGTATGGCACGTAATGAAAAAGGTTTGAAAGACGCTCTGCAAAGAATCCCTGAACTTCGGGAAGAATTCTGGAAGAATGTAAAAGTTGCCGGATCTGGTTTGGAACTCAATCAAGAGTTAGAAAAAGCCGGACGTGTTGCCGATTACTTAGAGTTTGGTGAACTACTTTGTTTAGATGCACTCAAACGAGAAGAATCTTGTGGAGGTCACTTCCGTGAGGAACACCAAACAGAAGATGGCGAAGCTAAACGTAACGACGAAAAATTCTGCCATGTAACTGCTTGGGAATATAAGGGAGAGGGAAAAGCTCCTGAAGAACACCGCGAAAAACTCGAGTATGAAAACATCCACCTAGCCGTAAGGAGCTACAAATAA
- a CDS encoding succinate dehydrogenase cytochrome b subunit has product MTLSLDFFRSSIGKKIIMAITGFIWFGFVIVHMVGNLQVFQGPEKLNTYAKFLKDLGPLLWVARIGLIVAFFGHVFTAIQLKIENTTARPVSYAKGSTIQASVASRTMAYSGLLLLTFLVYHLAHFTLGFTNPDHYTHEYILKNGDVVHDVYAMVILGFQNPIIAGTYIVFMVFLALHFSHALGSMFQTLGILAPKHNPTIQKLSTGLGLIIFLGNSSMPISILLGYIR; this is encoded by the coding sequence ATGACGTTGAGTCTAGACTTCTTTCGGTCCTCAATTGGAAAGAAGATCATAATGGCCATTACTGGATTTATCTGGTTTGGATTCGTGATCGTTCACATGGTCGGAAACTTACAAGTTTTCCAAGGACCAGAAAAATTAAACACCTACGCAAAGTTTCTTAAAGATTTAGGTCCCCTACTATGGGTGGCAAGGATTGGATTGATTGTGGCCTTCTTTGGTCATGTATTCACAGCCATCCAACTAAAAATTGAGAATACGACTGCAAGACCTGTCTCCTATGCAAAAGGATCTACCATCCAAGCTTCGGTTGCTTCTCGCACCATGGCTTATAGTGGACTCCTTCTTCTTACGTTTCTTGTGTACCACCTCGCACATTTTACTTTAGGATTCACTAACCCAGATCATTACACTCACGAATACATACTTAAAAACGGTGATGTAGTTCATGATGTGTATGCGATGGTGATCCTTGGATTTCAAAATCCAATCATCGCTGGTACCTACATCGTTTTTATGGTCTTCCTTGCTCTTCATTTTTCTCATGCTTTGGGATCAATGTTTCAGACTTTGGGAATCCTTGCACCAAAACACAACCCCACCATCCAGAAACTTTCCACAGGACTTGGGCTTATCATTTTCCTGGGAAATAGTTCCATGCCGATCTCGATTTTACTCGGGTATATCCGTTAA
- the eno gene encoding phosphopyruvate hydratase, with protein sequence MSQKDSIRSVKAREIMDSRGNPTVEVDVTLEDGSFGRAAVPSGASTGEHEAVELRDGDKKRYSGKGVLKAVENVNSKISKSILGLSATNQLLVDGTMISLDGTANKSKLGANALLGVSMAVAKAAAVHTGLPLYRYIGGTFARELPVPMMNIINGGAHADNNIDFQEFMILPVSAPNFREALRMGAEVFHSLKTVLKGKGLNTAVGDEGGFAPNLTSNSEAIEVILTAIEKAGYKPDLDIKIGLDCAASEFYDEKKKKYILKAEKKPEKTAEELVEYYSNLVSKYPIITMEDGLDENDWTGWKKLSEKLGKKIQLVGDDLFVTNIKKLAKGIEKGIGNSILIKVNQIGTLTETLSAIEMAKRAQYTAVVSHRSGETEDATISHIAVATNSGQIKTGSLSRTDRIAKYNELLRIEEELGKNASFSGVNTFYNLR encoded by the coding sequence ATGTCCCAAAAAGATAGCATTCGTTCCGTCAAAGCCCGTGAAATCATGGATTCCAGAGGAAATCCAACCGTTGAAGTGGATGTCACTTTGGAAGACGGTTCCTTCGGTCGTGCGGCGGTTCCCTCCGGTGCGTCTACAGGCGAACACGAAGCAGTAGAACTTCGTGACGGTGATAAAAAAAGATACTCCGGAAAAGGTGTACTAAAAGCCGTAGAAAATGTAAATTCTAAAATTTCAAAATCCATTTTAGGCCTTTCGGCAACAAACCAACTCTTAGTTGATGGAACAATGATTTCGCTCGATGGAACTGCCAACAAATCTAAATTAGGTGCCAATGCCCTTTTAGGCGTTTCCATGGCTGTGGCGAAAGCAGCAGCAGTTCATACGGGACTTCCTCTCTACCGTTATATTGGGGGAACCTTTGCTCGTGAACTTCCGGTTCCTATGATGAATATCATCAATGGTGGGGCTCACGCAGACAACAATATCGACTTTCAAGAATTTATGATCCTTCCTGTATCGGCTCCGAATTTTCGCGAAGCCCTTCGTATGGGTGCCGAAGTTTTTCATAGTTTGAAAACTGTGTTAAAAGGCAAAGGCCTCAATACCGCTGTGGGTGATGAAGGTGGATTTGCTCCTAACCTAACAAGCAATAGCGAAGCCATTGAAGTCATCCTCACTGCGATCGAAAAGGCTGGTTACAAACCAGACTTAGACATCAAAATTGGTTTGGACTGTGCCGCTTCCGAGTTCTACGATGAGAAGAAAAAGAAATACATCCTCAAAGCGGAGAAAAAACCAGAGAAGACTGCGGAAGAACTCGTAGAATACTACTCAAATTTAGTGTCAAAGTATCCGATCATTACCATGGAAGACGGTCTGGATGAAAACGATTGGACAGGCTGGAAAAAACTTTCGGAAAAATTGGGAAAAAAGATCCAACTTGTGGGGGATGATTTGTTCGTAACCAACATCAAAAAACTCGCAAAAGGGATCGAAAAAGGGATTGGTAACTCCATTCTCATCAAAGTGAACCAAATTGGAACTCTCACAGAAACCCTCAGTGCGATTGAAATGGCAAAAAGAGCCCAGTATACAGCTGTTGTTTCCCATAGATCGGGAGAAACGGAAGATGCGACCATTTCGCATATTGCCGTAGCAACCAATTCTGGTCAGATCAAAACAGGATCACTTAGCCGAACCGACAGGATCGCCAAATACAACGAACTCCTTCGTATCGAAGAAGAACTCGGTAAAAATGCAAGCTTCAGCGGAGTAAACACTTTTTACAATTTAAGGTAA
- a CDS encoding YheT family hydrolase, whose protein sequence is MTSSNREFKPRRFLEGRHLQTVYNVLFPPDNSLEDEYYSESILIPTNDRSGDILWLEHNPPLSQVRKKASKWNGHYLLLIHGMEGSSESHYMVSAGKEALNRGYGVVRMNLRNCGRGLGLAKKPYNAGQSEDIEAVLQYIYKHFTKSIFVSGFSLSANMVVKFFGEKRQHYAKAFSATSPPLDLKRSCDFIDSRAGNFYRDHFLDTMKEKVTSGVYEIPDKIKERVLRSKSFFDFDDYFTAPIAGYANVLEYYNICSGVKYLGGIKIPGLLVHADDDPVVPSEVWHEIRWKSYPLLQTVLTEKGGHVGFISDPSPDNPEGRWLPRILLDFFDSQIK, encoded by the coding sequence TTGACGTCGTCTAACAGAGAGTTTAAACCTAGAAGATTTTTAGAAGGTAGACATTTACAAACTGTCTACAATGTACTTTTTCCTCCAGACAATTCTTTGGAGGATGAGTATTATTCGGAGAGTATCCTCATCCCAACAAACGACAGGTCTGGGGATATTCTTTGGCTAGAACACAATCCCCCTTTATCGCAAGTCCGTAAAAAAGCATCCAAATGGAACGGGCATTACTTACTTCTCATCCATGGAATGGAAGGAAGTTCGGAATCTCATTATATGGTGAGTGCCGGTAAAGAAGCACTAAACCGTGGTTATGGTGTGGTTCGAATGAACTTACGGAACTGTGGTCGAGGACTTGGGCTTGCTAAAAAACCTTACAATGCTGGCCAATCAGAAGATATAGAAGCTGTATTACAATATATTTATAAACATTTCACCAAATCCATTTTTGTCTCTGGGTTTTCTTTATCAGCCAATATGGTGGTAAAGTTTTTTGGTGAAAAAAGACAACATTATGCCAAAGCATTTTCTGCTACCTCACCTCCATTGGATTTGAAACGAAGTTGTGACTTTATCGATTCCCGTGCGGGTAATTTTTACCGGGATCATTTTTTGGATACCATGAAAGAAAAAGTAACCTCCGGGGTTTATGAAATTCCAGATAAAATCAAAGAACGAGTACTTCGTAGTAAATCTTTTTTTGATTTTGATGACTATTTCACGGCACCAATTGCTGGTTATGCGAATGTTTTAGAATACTACAATATTTGTTCTGGGGTAAAGTATTTGGGTGGGATTAAGATTCCTGGCCTTCTTGTTCATGCTGATGATGACCCTGTTGTCCCTTCTGAAGTTTGGCATGAGATTCGATGGAAGTCCTACCCACTACTACAGACTGTACTTACTGAAAAAGGGGGACATGTGGGATTTATTAGTGATCCATCCCCTGACAATCCAGAAGGAAGATGGCTTCCTCGGATTTTACTCGATTTTTTTGATTCTCAAATCAAATAG
- a CDS encoding glycosyltransferase family 2 protein codes for MEQRLVSIIIPTFNRRLVVERAIQSVLGQTYPHWELHIIDDGSTDGTWTNLLSKLPGWKGKLTSFGRNQKTIQVHQTEHRGVSGARNFGISKAEGEWIAFLDSDDEWYPNKLNKQIEFHKNHPEYLFSQTKEIWNKKGNLLEPKGKYQKISGDFLKESLDICMVTCSSFLAHKETLKSIGLFRTELRICEDYDLWNRILLKGHSIGLLEENLMVRYGGHDDQLSSQYQAQERFRLYSLLLTKEEFQENGNWNGLPEESKTLVEKAIQSRWEIILQGRIKRRKDTDWLSKLRENFQSEGPGPQSKKELFVLLDDSLF; via the coding sequence ATGGAACAAAGATTAGTTTCTATCATCATTCCCACATTCAATCGTCGCTTGGTCGTAGAACGTGCGATCCAATCAGTCCTAGGACAAACTTATCCGCACTGGGAACTTCATATCATTGATGATGGATCCACAGATGGGACCTGGACTAACTTACTCTCGAAATTGCCTGGTTGGAAAGGGAAACTCACTTCCTTCGGTAGAAACCAAAAGACCATCCAAGTCCACCAAACAGAACATAGGGGAGTGAGTGGGGCAAGAAACTTTGGAATCTCTAAAGCAGAGGGGGAATGGATTGCATTTTTAGATTCCGATGACGAGTGGTATCCAAATAAACTAAACAAACAAATCGAATTTCATAAGAATCATCCAGAGTATTTATTCTCCCAAACCAAAGAAATTTGGAATAAAAAAGGAAATCTTTTAGAACCCAAAGGAAAATACCAAAAAATCTCTGGAGATTTTTTAAAGGAATCCTTGGATATTTGTATGGTGACCTGTTCTAGTTTTTTGGCTCATAAAGAAACTTTAAAATCCATTGGACTCTTTCGCACCGAACTTCGTATATGCGAAGATTATGATTTATGGAATCGAATTTTACTAAAAGGACATTCCATCGGCTTATTGGAGGAAAATTTGATGGTGCGTTACGGTGGGCACGATGACCAACTATCTAGTCAGTACCAAGCACAGGAAAGATTTCGTTTGTATTCGCTTTTACTCACGAAAGAAGAATTTCAGGAGAATGGAAATTGGAACGGGTTGCCCGAAGAATCCAAAACTCTTGTCGAGAAAGCCATCCAATCTCGATGGGAAATCATCCTTCAAGGAAGGATCAAAAGAAGAAAGGATACGGACTGGCTTTCGAAATTAAGGGAAAATTTTCAATCGGAGGGGCCTGGGCCTCAGTCAAAAAAGGAATTGTTTGTTTTGTTAGATGACTCTCTATTTTAA
- the lepA gene encoding translation elongation factor 4, producing the protein MNERQKFTRNFSIIAHVDHGKSTLADRLLEIGLVTDKRTQKNQILDSMDIERERGITIKANNASFDYEAKDGNVYHLNLIDTPGHVDFTYEVSRSLAACEGVLLIVDASQGVEAQTLANLYLAMDLNLRIIPVINKIDLPSADIDKCKLMIEESLGLNPEEAIPISAKTGLNVQEVLEAICYLLPPPVGDVEAPLKALIYDSFFDTYMGVVAKVRLYDGKLRKGEMIHMMHIGRQFTVTEVGINRLSMVACEELQAGDVGYVVAGMKKMGDAKTGDTITHANRQTAEDVKGFKDAKPMVFAGLFPINGEDFDALVDAIEKLKLNDSALTFERENSAALGFGFRVGYLGLLHMEIVQERLEREFNLALITTAPSVKFRITTTKDEVIEVDNPSKWPDPILIGKSEEPFVKATIIAPESYVGNIMSLVIDKRGIHLDTVYLSKDKLQLTYELPLAELIFEFYDKLKSYTKGYASLDYEEVGYRDSKLVRMDILVNGEPVDALSSIVHKSKAEDRGRVIIEKLKDLIPRHQFMIPLQAAIGAKVVARESISALRKNVTAKCYGGDISRKKKLLEKQKEGKKRMKQIGNVEIPQEAFLSILKTGD; encoded by the coding sequence GTGAACGAACGCCAAAAATTCACCCGCAATTTTTCCATTATCGCCCATGTCGACCATGGAAAATCCACTCTGGCGGATCGTTTGCTTGAGATAGGTCTTGTCACTGACAAAAGGACCCAAAAGAACCAAATTCTAGATTCCATGGACATTGAACGGGAACGTGGGATTACCATCAAAGCCAATAATGCCTCCTTTGATTATGAAGCCAAAGATGGAAATGTCTATCACCTGAATTTAATTGATACCCCGGGCCACGTGGACTTTACTTACGAAGTTTCCCGTTCTCTTGCCGCTTGTGAAGGCGTACTTCTGATTGTAGATGCAAGCCAAGGAGTGGAAGCACAAACCTTAGCCAATTTATACCTAGCGATGGATTTAAATCTTCGCATAATTCCTGTTATTAACAAAATTGATCTTCCTTCCGCCGATATCGACAAATGTAAATTGATGATTGAAGAGTCCCTTGGACTGAATCCCGAAGAAGCCATTCCGATTTCTGCAAAAACCGGGCTCAATGTACAAGAAGTATTGGAAGCCATTTGTTATTTACTCCCTCCACCAGTGGGTGATGTGGAGGCTCCTCTGAAGGCACTCATTTACGATTCCTTCTTTGATACCTATATGGGTGTGGTTGCCAAAGTTCGTTTGTATGATGGAAAACTCCGTAAAGGAGAAATGATCCATATGATGCACATTGGCCGCCAGTTTACGGTTACCGAAGTGGGAATCAACCGTCTCTCCATGGTAGCTTGTGAAGAATTGCAAGCTGGTGATGTTGGTTATGTGGTTGCCGGTATGAAAAAAATGGGAGATGCCAAAACGGGCGATACCATCACTCATGCCAACAGACAAACCGCAGAAGATGTCAAAGGATTTAAAGATGCAAAACCTATGGTATTTGCTGGTCTTTTTCCCATTAACGGGGAAGATTTTGATGCCCTCGTTGATGCCATCGAAAAACTAAAGTTAAACGATTCTGCTTTAACTTTTGAAAGAGAAAACTCGGCAGCCCTTGGTTTTGGTTTCCGTGTGGGTTATTTAGGCCTCTTACATATGGAAATTGTACAGGAAAGACTAGAGAGAGAATTCAATTTAGCTCTCATTACCACAGCCCCATCGGTTAAATTTCGAATCACAACAACAAAAGACGAAGTCATTGAAGTGGATAACCCAAGTAAATGGCCTGATCCCATTCTCATTGGAAAGTCAGAAGAACCTTTTGTAAAAGCAACCATCATTGCACCAGAATCCTATGTGGGAAACATCATGTCTCTTGTGATCGACAAACGAGGAATCCATCTAGATACCGTTTATCTTTCGAAAGACAAACTGCAACTCACCTACGAACTTCCTCTTGCGGAACTAATTTTCGAATTCTATGACAAACTCAAATCCTATACCAAAGGGTATGCTTCCTTAGATTATGAAGAAGTAGGATACCGGGATTCTAAACTCGTTCGCATGGATATCCTTGTAAATGGGGAGCCTGTGGATGCCCTTTCCTCGATCGTCCACAAATCCAAAGCGGAAGACCGCGGACGCGTGATCATTGAAAAATTAAAAGACCTCATCCCTCGTCACCAATTTATGATCCCTTTGCAAGCTGCGATTGGTGCCAAAGTGGTGGCTCGGGAAAGTATTTCTGCCCTTCGTAAAAACGTAACGGCTAAGTGTTATGGTGGGGACATTTCTCGTAAGAAGAAACTTCTCGAGAAACAGAAAGAGGGAAAAAAACGGATGAAACAAATTGGAAATGTGGAGATTCCGCAGGAAGCCTTCCTATCCATTCTCAAAACCGGAGACTAA
- a CDS encoding ClpP family protease, which produces MPEEETPDKEITETIQDLISDKNMGKKFLEKRKIFLWGPVTDESSKELTAKLMYLEMADPGKPITFYINSPGGVVTSGLVVYDTMQMISSPVHTVCMGMAASMGSILLIGGKKGNRYIWPNGRVMIHQPSIGGQIQAPATDLLIHAQDIVKTKEKLNQMLADACGKSYEQLVEDTDRDYYMDADQALAYGIVDKIVNTIDVV; this is translated from the coding sequence ATGCCAGAAGAAGAAACACCAGATAAAGAAATCACCGAAACCATCCAAGATCTCATTAGCGACAAAAACATGGGTAAGAAATTCCTGGAAAAAAGGAAAATCTTTCTCTGGGGTCCTGTCACTGACGAATCTTCCAAGGAATTAACTGCCAAACTCATGTATTTGGAAATGGCAGATCCTGGAAAACCAATTACGTTTTATATCAATAGCCCCGGTGGTGTTGTTACCTCTGGACTTGTTGTCTACGACACCATGCAAATGATTTCCTCACCGGTTCATACAGTGTGTATGGGAATGGCTGCATCTATGGGTTCTATTTTACTCATTGGCGGGAAAAAAGGAAATCGTTACATTTGGCCTAACGGTCGTGTGATGATCCACCAACCTTCCATCGGAGGACAAATCCAAGCTCCAGCAACGGATTTACTCATCCATGCTCAGGACATTGTTAAAACCAAAGAAAAACTCAATCAAATGTTAGCGGATGCGTGTGGCAAATCCTACGAACAATTGGTGGAAGACACCGATCGCGATTATTATATGGATGCCGACCAAGCTCTTGCTTACGGAATCGTAGATAAAATCGTAAACACAATTGACGTCGTCTAA
- a CDS encoding FtsB family cell division protein has protein sequence MTPTKASLLVTYICAGLYLGLLSESGIAERMRLEKELQNLNAEVERLVVENQGLEEKERRLKNDAYALEQEARKYYLLSETAHVLKFEEMPSPLTQKTKALPASLRTAGLGGEWKEPPLFLLRFFFISFSVFLILGVYFKLKRLPHTSKQERLN, from the coding sequence ATGACACCAACGAAAGCCTCCCTACTTGTAACCTATATTTGTGCTGGCCTCTATCTCGGGCTTTTGTCCGAGTCGGGAATCGCCGAACGTATGCGCCTTGAGAAAGAATTACAAAATCTCAATGCCGAGGTAGAGAGGCTTGTGGTAGAAAACCAAGGGTTGGAAGAAAAAGAACGCCGCTTAAAAAACGATGCTTATGCCTTAGAACAGGAAGCAAGGAAGTACTATCTACTTTCTGAAACTGCTCATGTATTGAAATTCGAAGAAATGCCTTCCCCGTTAACACAAAAAACAAAGGCCCTTCCTGCCTCCCTTCGCACGGCAGGGCTTGGTGGGGAATGGAAAGAACCACCGCTGTTTTTATTACGTTTCTTTTTTATTTCTTTCAGTGTTTTCCTGATTCTAGGCGTTTACTTCAAGCTGAAACGCTTGCCTCATACGTCTAAACAGGAAAGACTGAATTAA
- a CDS encoding succinate dehydrogenase/fumarate reductase iron-sulfur subunit — protein MKLHLKVWRQKDKNDKGRMVSYEANNISEHMSFLEMLDVVNDDLIKKGDDPIAFDHDCREGICGACSMVINGVPHGPEKGTTTCQLHMRKFKDGDTVYIEPWRAKAFPVAKDLIVDRSAFDRIIQAGGYVSINTGGAPDGNALPIPKVDADLAMDAATCIGCGACVAACKNASAMLFVSAKVSHLALLPQGVVEKKERVRKMVSAMDKEGFGNCTNQYECEAACPKEISVNFITRLNREYISS, from the coding sequence ATGAAGTTACACCTTAAAGTTTGGCGACAAAAAGACAAAAACGATAAAGGTCGTATGGTCAGTTATGAAGCAAACAACATCAGCGAACACATGTCTTTCCTTGAGATGTTGGATGTTGTAAACGATGACCTAATCAAAAAAGGCGATGATCCTATCGCTTTTGACCATGACTGTCGCGAAGGGATTTGCGGGGCTTGTTCTATGGTGATCAACGGTGTTCCGCATGGTCCCGAAAAAGGAACTACTACTTGCCAATTGCATATGCGTAAGTTCAAAGATGGTGATACGGTATACATTGAACCTTGGAGAGCCAAAGCATTTCCTGTGGCAAAGGATTTGATCGTAGATCGTTCTGCGTTTGATCGTATCATACAAGCAGGTGGATACGTATCCATCAATACTGGTGGGGCACCGGATGGAAACGCTTTACCGATTCCAAAAGTGGATGCTGACCTTGCGATGGACGCGGCTACTTGTATCGGATGTGGTGCTTGTGTGGCGGCATGTAAAAATGCTTCTGCCATGCTCTTTGTATCTGCGAAAGTCTCTCATTTAGCACTCCTTCCACAAGGGGTTGTTGAGAAGAAAGAACGGGTTCGTAAGATGGTAAGTGCTATGGACAAAGAAGGATTTGGAAATTGTACAAACCAATACGAATGTGAAGCGGCTTGTCCGAAAGAGATTTCGGTAAACTTCATCACTCGTTTGAACAGAGAATACATTTCTAGCTAA